A single window of Streptomyces sudanensis DNA harbors:
- a CDS encoding reductase produces MRLLILGGTEFVGRAVAETALARGWEVTVFNRGRHEPPPGAVALRGDRAAPDGTGLSALRGGAWDAVVDTWSGAPSAVRDAARLLAGRAGRYAYVSSCSVYEWPRVAELREDKPVVEASSDDGDDVPYPRAKRGGELAAVGAFGPERTLLARAGLILGPWENVGRLPWWLNRIARGGPVLAPGPRDLPLQYVDVRDLAAWLLDGLGGGLAGPYDLVSRPGHATMGGLLDACVRATGSDAELRWTPPDRILAAGVEPWTGLPVWVPPGEAHDAMHGIDVGKALASGLRCRPVEETVADTWAWLRGLGGEAPQRADRDPVGITPELEARVLGA; encoded by the coding sequence ATGAGGCTTCTGATCCTGGGCGGTACGGAGTTCGTGGGGCGCGCCGTGGCCGAGACCGCGCTCGCCCGTGGCTGGGAGGTGACGGTGTTCAACCGGGGGCGGCACGAGCCGCCTCCCGGCGCGGTGGCGCTGCGCGGTGACCGGGCGGCGCCGGACGGGACGGGCCTGTCCGCGTTGCGCGGGGGCGCGTGGGACGCGGTCGTCGACACCTGGTCGGGCGCCCCTTCGGCGGTGCGGGACGCGGCCCGGCTGCTGGCGGGGCGGGCGGGCCGGTACGCCTACGTGTCGAGCTGCTCGGTGTACGAGTGGCCGCGGGTGGCCGAACTGCGCGAGGACAAGCCGGTGGTGGAGGCGTCTTCGGACGACGGGGACGACGTGCCCTACCCGCGCGCCAAGCGGGGCGGGGAGCTGGCGGCGGTCGGGGCGTTCGGCCCGGAGCGGACGCTGCTGGCGCGGGCGGGACTGATCCTGGGGCCGTGGGAGAACGTGGGCCGGCTGCCGTGGTGGCTGAACCGGATCGCGCGCGGCGGGCCGGTCCTCGCGCCGGGACCGCGCGACCTGCCGTTGCAGTACGTCGACGTGCGGGACCTCGCCGCGTGGCTGCTGGACGGCCTCGGAGGCGGACTGGCCGGGCCGTACGACCTGGTGAGCCGGCCGGGGCACGCGACGATGGGGGGACTGCTGGACGCCTGTGTCCGGGCGACCGGTTCGGACGCCGAACTGCGCTGGACCCCGCCCGACCGGATCCTCGCCGCCGGTGTCGAGCCGTGGACGGGACTGCCCGTGTGGGTCCCGCCGGGCGAGGCGCACGACGCGATGCACGGCATCGACGTGGGCAAGGCCCTCGCCTCCGGTCTGCGGTGCCGTCCCGTCGAGGAGACCGTCGCCGACACCTGGGCGTGGCTGCGCGGCCTCGGCGGCGAGGCCCCGCAGCGGGCGGACCGGGACCCGGTGGGCATCACCCCGGAGTTGGAGGCGAGGGTCCTCGGGGCGTAG
- the glnA gene encoding type I glutamate--ammonia ligase, protein MFQNADEAQKFIADEDVKFVDVRFCDLPGVMQHFTIPAKAFDPAEELAFDGSSIRGFQAIHESDMALRADLSTARLDPFRRDKTLNINFFIHDPITGEQYSRDPRNIARKAEAYLASTGIAETAFFGPEAEFYVFDSVRFNTSANEGFYHIDSEAGAWNTGAVEDNRGYKVRYKGGYFPVPPVDHFADLRAEISLELEKSGLQVERQHHEVGTAGQAEINYKFNTLLAAADDLMLFKYIVKNVAWRNGKTATFMPKPIFGDNGSGMHVHMSLWQGGSPLFYDEQGYAGLSDMARHYIGGVLKHAPSLLAFTNPTVNSYHRLVPGFEAPVNLVYSQRNRSAAMRIPITGANPKAKRVEFRAPDPSSNPYLAFSALLLAGLDGIKNKIEPAEPIDKDLYELAPEEHAGVAQVPTSLPAVLEALEEDNEYLQAGGVFTSDLIETWIDYKRTHEIAPIQLRPHPHEFELYFDL, encoded by the coding sequence ATGTTCCAGAACGCCGACGAAGCCCAGAAGTTCATCGCGGACGAGGACGTCAAGTTCGTCGACGTCCGGTTCTGCGACCTGCCGGGTGTGATGCAGCACTTCACCATCCCGGCGAAGGCCTTCGACCCGGCCGAGGAGCTGGCCTTCGACGGTTCGTCGATCCGCGGTTTCCAGGCCATCCACGAGTCCGACATGGCCCTGCGCGCGGACCTGTCGACGGCGCGTCTCGACCCGTTCCGCCGGGACAAGACGCTGAACATCAACTTCTTCATCCACGACCCGATCACGGGCGAGCAGTACAGCCGCGACCCGCGCAACATCGCGCGGAAGGCGGAGGCGTACCTCGCCTCCACCGGCATCGCCGAGACGGCGTTCTTCGGCCCGGAGGCGGAGTTCTACGTCTTCGACTCCGTCCGCTTCAACACCTCCGCCAACGAGGGCTTCTACCACATCGACTCCGAGGCGGGCGCCTGGAACACCGGCGCGGTCGAGGACAACCGCGGCTACAAGGTCCGCTACAAGGGCGGCTACTTCCCCGTCCCGCCGGTCGACCACTTCGCCGACCTGCGCGCGGAGATCTCCCTGGAGCTGGAGAAGTCGGGCCTGCAGGTCGAGCGCCAGCACCACGAGGTGGGCACCGCCGGCCAGGCGGAGATCAACTACAAGTTCAACACGCTGCTGGCCGCCGCCGACGACCTGATGCTCTTCAAGTACATCGTGAAGAACGTCGCGTGGCGCAACGGCAAGACGGCGACCTTCATGCCGAAGCCGATCTTCGGCGACAACGGCTCGGGCATGCACGTCCACATGTCCCTGTGGCAGGGCGGCTCCCCGCTCTTCTACGACGAGCAGGGCTACGCCGGCCTGTCGGACATGGCCCGCCACTACATCGGCGGCGTCCTGAAGCACGCCCCGTCGCTGCTGGCCTTCACCAACCCGACGGTCAACTCGTACCACCGCCTGGTGCCGGGCTTCGAGGCGCCGGTGAACCTGGTGTACTCGCAGCGCAACCGCTCGGCCGCGATGCGCATCCCGATCACCGGGGCGAACCCGAAGGCCAAGCGCGTGGAGTTCCGCGCCCCGGACCCGTCCTCCAACCCGTACCTGGCCTTCTCGGCCCTCCTCCTCGCGGGCCTGGACGGCATCAAGAACAAGATCGAGCCGGCGGAGCCGATCGACAAGGACCTGTACGAGCTGGCCCCGGAGGAGCACGCGGGCGTCGCCCAGGTCCCGACCTCCCTCCCCGCGGTCCTGGAGGCCCTGGAGGAGGACAACGAGTACCTCCAGGCGGGCGGCGTCTTCACGTCCGACCTGATCGAGACGTGGATCGACTACAAGCGCACCCACGAGATCGCCCCGATCCAGCTCCGCCCGCACCCGCACGAGTTCGAGCTGTACTTCGACCTGTAG
- a CDS encoding arsenate reductase family protein, whose amino-acid sequence MEIWINPACSKCRGALEILDAEGADYTVRRYLEDVPSADEIRDVLGRLGLEPWEIARTQEADAKELGMRDWPRDAASRDRWIEALAARPKLIQRPLITADDGTAVVGRSEEAVREALSRS is encoded by the coding sequence ATGGAGATCTGGATCAATCCCGCCTGTTCCAAGTGCCGCGGCGCACTGGAGATCCTCGACGCGGAGGGCGCCGACTACACGGTCCGCCGGTACCTCGAGGACGTGCCGTCCGCCGACGAGATCCGCGACGTCCTCGGCCGGCTCGGCCTGGAGCCGTGGGAGATCGCCCGTACCCAGGAGGCGGACGCGAAGGAGCTGGGGATGCGGGACTGGCCCCGTGACGCGGCGTCCCGCGACCGGTGGATCGAGGCGCTCGCCGCCCGTCCGAAGCTCATCCAGCGGCCCCTCATCACCGCCGACGACGGCACGGCGGTCGTCGGCCGGTCCGAGGAGGCCGTACGGGAGGCCCTCTCCCGGTCGTAG